In Mesoaciditoga lauensis cd-1655R = DSM 25116, a single genomic region encodes these proteins:
- a CDS encoding SIS domain-containing protein, giving the protein MKWIESLSKQIESLANAKKFLISDNSKSIEFIISLTENIEGFHYFTGIGKNGFVAAKVASTFNSLGIRSMFVDPVNTLHGDMDIFSSKDILYILSKSGETEELIRFVKALIRNDFNNIITVTSTKQSSLQSLSRYTLYIPVETEGDHLEMAPVASSVVYMAVLQSLGVELSSKRGFTRKDFVRCHPGGTLGKWRESSEED; this is encoded by the coding sequence ATGAAGTGGATTGAGAGCCTTTCGAAACAAATTGAAAGTTTAGCAAATGCAAAAAAATTTCTCATTTCAGATAATTCTAAAAGCATTGAATTTATCATTTCTTTAACAGAAAACATTGAAGGATTTCATTATTTTACAGGCATAGGTAAAAATGGTTTTGTGGCGGCAAAGGTGGCTTCCACGTTTAATTCTCTTGGCATTAGAAGCATGTTTGTAGATCCCGTAAATACTTTACACGGAGATATGGACATTTTTTCTTCTAAAGATATATTGTATATTTTATCAAAAAGTGGGGAAACAGAGGAACTAATAAGATTTGTAAAAGCCTTAATAAGAAATGATTTTAATAACATAATTACTGTAACATCAACAAAGCAATCCTCACTTCAATCTCTTTCAAGATACACCCTTTACATTCCTGTTGAAACTGAAGGCGATCATTTAGAAATGGCACCAGTGGCGTCGTCAGTAGTTTATATGGCAGTTTTACAATCCTTGGGAGTTGAACTTAGCTCAAAACGTGGCTTTACAAGAAAAGATTTTGTCAGATGTCATCCTGGTGGAACACTTGGGAAATGGAGGGAATCAAGTGAAGAAGATTAA
- a CDS encoding glycosyltransferase family 4 protein: MDDQVELKKIIWLVPRIRNVYGGLFTILRIGSYLKKENYEVKFITVDNSNISISKKTLNNINEYFPNLRDADFLKVKTVEEIPNSDIAIATFWTTAYKLLKIRNTRKKIYFIQDFEPSFYKAGTLYALSEQTYFFPFHRIINTKGLYDYLSSHYKVDNTKTMYFTPGIDQRYEYAEKELNKKIKIFFYGRVSAERNAFSLGISALKALKEKYKNDVEIVVAGEDLNFLANKSNVFGQFSMKGNVPYEQLPSFYSQFHIGIVFMFTKHPSYIPLELMKSGCLVVTNFNQANYWLFKDKVNCLLVPPNVNQIVEKISEIISNESLYKRIISNAMKTVKNFDWDLVLSDVRRFINKV; this comes from the coding sequence ATGGATGATCAAGTAGAACTTAAAAAGATTATATGGTTGGTGCCGAGAATCCGAAATGTATATGGGGGACTTTTTACAATTTTAAGAATAGGTTCTTATCTGAAAAAAGAAAATTATGAAGTAAAGTTTATTACTGTGGATAATTCTAATATTTCAATCAGCAAAAAAACATTAAATAATATAAATGAATACTTTCCTAACCTAAGAGATGCAGATTTTTTGAAAGTAAAAACTGTGGAGGAAATACCAAATTCTGATATAGCGATAGCCACTTTTTGGACTACTGCATACAAATTACTGAAGATAAGGAATACTAGAAAAAAAATATACTTTATTCAAGATTTCGAGCCATCCTTTTATAAAGCCGGCACATTATATGCTTTATCAGAACAAACCTATTTCTTCCCTTTTCATCGTATTATAAACACTAAGGGTCTATATGATTATCTTTCATCACATTATAAAGTGGACAATACAAAAACTATGTATTTTACGCCTGGAATCGATCAAAGATATGAATATGCAGAAAAGGAATTAAATAAAAAAATAAAAATTTTTTTTTACGGACGTGTATCAGCTGAAAGAAATGCTTTTAGTCTTGGAATTAGCGCCTTAAAAGCATTGAAAGAGAAGTATAAGAATGATGTAGAAATAGTAGTGGCAGGAGAAGACTTGAATTTTCTTGCCAACAAGAGCAATGTTTTTGGACAGTTTTCAATGAAAGGCAATGTGCCTTATGAACAACTTCCAAGCTTTTATAGTCAATTCCATATCGGAATAGTTTTCATGTTTACTAAGCACCCTTCTTATATACCACTCGAATTAATGAAAAGCGGGTGTTTGGTTGTAACTAATTTCAATCAAGCAAACTATTGGCTATTCAAAGACAAAGTTAATTGTTTGTTAGTTCCTCCTAATGTAAATCAAATTGTTGAAAAGATTAGTGAAATTATCAGTAATGAAAGTTTATACAAGAGAATAATATCAAATGCTATGAAGACAGTAAAGAATTTTGACTGGGATTTAGTCCTATCAGACGTAAGAAGATTCATCAATAAAGTCTAA
- a CDS encoding IS630 family transposase yields MEKKLSDEEIRELMALHRKTKDKKTAVRINSVILWAKGWKYKDICEALLISESFARNTVERYKLFGISGLKYEHYEGHNFKMTAKQEEGVVKFVEENFVPASKMVIQGVKEEFGIEYTTQGMQAFLKRKGFVYKKPRAIPGKHPSEEVQRAFIEKIENEMEKCKDKEDEALYFSDGSGFLHNTKIGYGWIRKGKEKIFKTNTSRQKVNVNGAYNPETEEAICVEQESPINQQSNIKLIEKIIEHHREYKKIHIVLDNAKYNHGKIFKAHIEKLKREKNVEIELIYLPTYSPNLNLIERLWKYAKKKVVGIYYDRFHKFKEAVRNFFEKEVKKESCKAELEKFIGSSFQIIKG; encoded by the coding sequence ATGGAGAAAAAATTATCGGATGAAGAAATAAGAGAGCTCATGGCTCTTCACAGGAAAACAAAAGATAAGAAAACAGCTGTTAGGATTAACAGCGTCATTCTGTGGGCTAAGGGATGGAAATACAAAGACATATGTGAAGCCCTATTGATTTCAGAAAGCTTTGCAAGGAACACGGTTGAAAGGTACAAATTGTTCGGTATATCCGGTCTAAAGTACGAACACTACGAAGGGCACAACTTCAAAATGACTGCTAAACAAGAAGAAGGTGTGGTGAAGTTTGTAGAAGAGAATTTTGTACCAGCCTCAAAGATGGTCATTCAAGGGGTAAAAGAAGAATTTGGCATTGAATACACAACTCAAGGCATGCAGGCATTTCTGAAGAGGAAAGGCTTTGTGTACAAAAAGCCAAGGGCTATTCCAGGCAAGCATCCCAGCGAAGAAGTGCAAAGAGCTTTCATTGAGAAGATAGAGAATGAAATGGAAAAATGCAAAGATAAAGAAGATGAAGCGTTGTATTTTTCGGATGGTTCAGGATTCTTACACAACACGAAAATTGGATACGGTTGGATAAGAAAAGGAAAAGAGAAGATATTCAAGACGAACACATCGCGTCAAAAAGTAAACGTCAATGGAGCGTATAACCCAGAAACAGAAGAAGCCATCTGTGTTGAACAGGAAAGTCCCATAAATCAGCAATCTAACATAAAGCTAATTGAGAAGATAATAGAGCATCATCGTGAGTACAAAAAGATACATATCGTTTTGGACAATGCGAAGTACAATCATGGAAAGATATTCAAAGCGCACATTGAGAAACTAAAGCGTGAAAAGAATGTTGAAATAGAACTCATATATCTTCCCACGTATTCTCCAAATTTGAACCTCATAGAAAGACTATGGAAGTACGCGAAAAAGAAGGTAGTAGGAATTTATTACGATAGATTTCACAAATTCAAAGAAGCTGTGAGGAACTTCTTTGAAAAGGAAGTTAAAAAAGAAAGTTGCAAGGCAGAGTTAGAAAAATTTATAGGCTCCTCTTTTCAAATCATAAAGGGGTAA
- a CDS encoding amidohydrolase, whose translation MRTLYKVPKGAFDVVNGEIKEFVVENGVFSFDFYKKVDRVETLEGYVYPGFIDAHAHLVGTGKKALVPSLDDVESMEELLQIASQNDYQVLRGWDDEKLGRYPTKEELNTIKHPLLVVRRCGHVGVANDAFMKMTGVKAKDGILKENDLAKALNSLSESEEELIQEVKAGEKEFFKYGVTSVHSDDMYSLPFEMIQKALRHAKIDVYEHYHVHSLKELNEFIQNGKPLPSIKILLDGSLGAHTAYLRKPYADIPTRGVLNIPEEEFVEIVKTADKNGIQACVHVIGDGALDIAWEAFKNSNPSLRHRLIHVQIIHDDQIEKIKEEKLFLDVQPQFFVSDEKMALERLGERVKYSYRFKEMMQMGIPTAFSSDSPVEIPNPIEGIKAAKKLGINTKDALDAYTTQGAYQEFGENKKGIFKEGAKSDFVLLSEPIENEKAEVIATYKNGERVYEK comes from the coding sequence ATGCGAACACTTTACAAAGTGCCAAAAGGTGCTTTTGACGTGGTAAATGGCGAAATAAAAGAATTCGTCGTGGAAAACGGCGTTTTTTCCTTCGATTTTTATAAAAAAGTGGATAGAGTTGAAACGCTTGAAGGGTATGTGTATCCTGGCTTTATAGATGCGCACGCCCATCTTGTTGGAACTGGTAAAAAAGCCTTAGTTCCCTCTTTAGATGATGTGGAAAGCATGGAAGAACTTTTGCAAATAGCATCTCAAAATGATTATCAAGTGTTGCGTGGATGGGACGACGAAAAGCTTGGAAGATATCCAACAAAAGAAGAGCTCAACACCATAAAACACCCGTTGTTGGTCGTAAGAAGATGTGGCCACGTGGGAGTTGCAAACGATGCTTTCATGAAAATGACAGGCGTAAAAGCAAAAGATGGCATTTTGAAAGAAAACGATCTGGCAAAAGCATTGAATTCCTTAAGTGAAAGCGAAGAAGAGCTCATTCAAGAAGTCAAAGCCGGTGAAAAAGAATTTTTCAAATATGGTGTCACATCCGTTCATTCGGACGATATGTATTCTCTACCATTTGAAATGATTCAAAAAGCTTTACGCCATGCGAAAATAGACGTTTACGAACATTATCACGTGCATTCGCTAAAAGAACTGAACGAGTTCATTCAGAATGGAAAGCCACTGCCTTCCATAAAAATACTTTTAGACGGTTCACTTGGCGCTCACACAGCTTATTTAAGAAAACCATACGCAGATATTCCTACCCGAGGAGTGTTGAACATCCCAGAAGAAGAGTTCGTGGAAATCGTCAAAACAGCAGATAAAAACGGAATTCAAGCGTGTGTGCACGTTATAGGCGATGGCGCATTGGATATCGCCTGGGAAGCGTTTAAAAATTCAAATCCTTCATTGAGACACAGGCTCATTCACGTGCAAATTATCCATGACGATCAGATTGAAAAAATAAAAGAAGAAAAGCTGTTTTTGGATGTACAGCCACAATTTTTCGTATCGGATGAAAAAATGGCCCTTGAAAGACTTGGCGAAAGGGTAAAATATTCATATAGATTCAAAGAAATGATGCAAATGGGAATTCCCACCGCTTTTTCTTCAGACTCTCCGGTAGAAATACCCAATCCGATTGAAGGCATAAAAGCTGCCAAAAAACTTGGAATAAACACAAAAGATGCCCTTGACGCTTACACAACGCAAGGAGCTTACCAGGAATTTGGAGAAAATAAAAAGGGCATTTTTAAAGAAGGTGCAAAATCCGATTTTGTTTTGCTTTCTGAGCCCATAGAAAACGAAAAAGCTGAAGTTATCGCAACGTATAAAAATGGGGAGAGGGTTTATGAGAAGTGA
- the gmd gene encoding GDP-mannose 4,6-dehydratase, whose protein sequence is MKRAFITGITGQDGGYLAELLLEKGYEIYALYRRNSNQRFDRIKHLLDKIHLIAGDMTDQSSLIDAIEVSKPDEVYNLAAQSFVAVSWKEPVFTAEVNALGVTRLLEAIKMKKPDAKFYQASTSELFGLVQETPQKETTSFHPRSPYSVAKLYGYWITVNYRESYNMFACNGILFNHESPKRGIEFVTRKITKAVAEIYRGEREFVSLGNLDAKRDWGYAGDYVKAMYLMLQQEKPDDFVIASGETHSVREFVEKAFKVVDIEIEWKGQGINEIGIDKKSGKTIVKINPQFFRPADVELLLGDPSKAKRELGWEPEVSFDQLVEMMVKNDLKNEGAESG, encoded by the coding sequence ATGAAAAGAGCTTTTATAACCGGAATAACTGGTCAAGATGGTGGATATCTGGCAGAATTGTTATTGGAAAAAGGCTATGAAATTTACGCCCTATACAGAAGAAATAGCAACCAACGCTTCGATAGAATAAAGCATCTTTTAGACAAAATTCATTTAATAGCGGGAGACATGACAGATCAGTCTTCCTTGATAGATGCTATTGAAGTGTCAAAACCCGATGAAGTTTACAATCTGGCTGCACAGAGTTTTGTTGCTGTATCTTGGAAAGAACCTGTTTTTACAGCAGAAGTTAATGCACTCGGAGTTACACGATTGCTCGAAGCAATAAAAATGAAAAAACCTGATGCCAAATTTTATCAGGCATCTACAAGTGAACTCTTTGGGCTTGTTCAAGAAACGCCACAAAAAGAAACAACGTCATTTCATCCAAGATCACCATATAGCGTGGCTAAATTATATGGATACTGGATAACAGTTAACTATAGAGAAAGCTATAACATGTTCGCTTGCAACGGAATACTTTTTAATCATGAGTCTCCAAAACGTGGAATAGAGTTTGTAACGCGTAAGATCACGAAAGCAGTAGCAGAGATTTATCGTGGTGAAAGAGAATTTGTATCTCTCGGCAATTTAGACGCAAAGAGAGATTGGGGATATGCTGGAGACTATGTAAAAGCCATGTATCTCATGCTTCAGCAGGAAAAACCAGATGATTTTGTTATTGCCTCTGGAGAAACTCACAGCGTGAGGGAATTTGTAGAAAAGGCGTTTAAAGTCGTAGACATTGAGATTGAATGGAAAGGACAAGGAATAAACGAAATAGGCATTGACAAAAAAAGTGGCAAGACTATTGTGAAAATAAATCCACAATTCTTCAGGCCTGCAGATGTTGAGTTACTTCTCGGTGATCCAAGCAAAGCAAAACGAGAGCTTGGATGGGAACCAGAAGTAAGCTTCGATCAGCTTGTTGAGATGATGGTAAAGAATGATTTGAAGAATGAAGGAGCGGAATCAGGATGA
- a CDS encoding glycosyltransferase family 4 protein: MRKIDKKMKIALFHNLPSGGAKRALYNSIKYLAQTGHLVDVFVPSTANENYLPLRDFANKLHVFSVKRTMKGLIHSTFQYIPPIKRISLFDLEKTEEEIANFINRLDYDVVLCEQDQYTMSPFFLKFIKKPVVYYCQQPLRSRETILQNISQIGNQKNHSKLLKRMWHKYLNKKSIEIDKKNASFSKYILANSYFSRESILRSYGLNSYVSYLGVDTELFKPLKVSKENFVLSVGSCTPNKGFEFIIRSLSHISSKIRPKFIIVSNSSYKGWEEYLEQLAIENSVALEIKKLVHDNVLVSLYNKARLLVYAPYLEPFGLVPLEAMACGTPVVAVKEGGIRESVIQGETGVLTERDEIMFAEAVTELLLDKEESSRMALQAVKAINDFWTLEHAGERLEKHLVRATENKYSLLV, translated from the coding sequence ATGAGAAAAATTGATAAGAAAATGAAAATTGCTCTTTTTCATAATCTGCCTTCCGGCGGAGCTAAGAGAGCATTATATAATTCAATCAAATATTTGGCGCAAACTGGTCACTTAGTTGACGTTTTTGTTCCCTCTACTGCTAATGAAAACTATCTACCGTTAAGGGATTTTGCTAACAAACTTCATGTTTTTTCTGTAAAAAGGACCATGAAAGGTTTGATCCACTCTACTTTTCAATATATTCCTCCTATCAAAAGAATCTCTTTATTTGATCTTGAGAAAACTGAAGAAGAAATTGCTAATTTTATTAATAGACTTGATTACGATGTTGTACTTTGTGAGCAAGATCAATATACCATGTCACCATTTTTTCTAAAGTTCATTAAAAAGCCAGTTGTTTATTATTGCCAACAACCTTTGCGTTCTCGTGAAACAATATTGCAAAATATTTCTCAAATAGGGAATCAAAAAAATCATTCCAAATTGTTAAAAAGAATGTGGCATAAATATCTTAACAAAAAATCAATAGAAATAGATAAGAAAAACGCATCATTCTCAAAATATATTTTGGCAAATTCCTATTTTTCTAGAGAATCTATCTTGAGAAGCTATGGACTTAATTCTTATGTTTCTTATTTAGGGGTAGACACAGAATTGTTTAAACCACTTAAGGTTTCTAAAGAAAATTTTGTTTTATCTGTAGGAAGTTGCACCCCAAATAAGGGATTCGAATTTATTATTAGATCCTTATCTCATATTAGTTCTAAAATACGTCCAAAATTTATCATCGTTTCCAACAGTTCTTATAAGGGATGGGAAGAATATCTTGAGCAATTGGCAATTGAAAATAGTGTTGCACTAGAAATAAAAAAGTTGGTCCATGATAATGTTCTTGTGTCACTTTACAATAAAGCAAGATTGCTTGTTTATGCTCCCTATCTCGAGCCCTTTGGTCTTGTACCGTTAGAGGCAATGGCATGTGGAACACCTGTTGTTGCTGTAAAAGAAGGGGGAATAAGAGAAAGTGTTATTCAGGGGGAAACAGGCGTACTTACAGAGAGAGATGAAATCATGTTTGCAGAAGCAGTTACAGAGCTTCTTTTGGATAAAGAAGAAAGCTCAAGGATGGCTTTACAAGCTGTAAAGGCAATTAATGATTTTTGGACATTAGAACATGCTGGAGAGAGGTTAGAAAAGCACTTGGTTCGTGCTACAGAGAATAAATATTCATTGCTCGTATAA
- a CDS encoding type II toxin-antitoxin system Phd/YefM family antitoxin: MKILSLREFRNNISKHLDEEAIILKRGIPAGIYKPIEDPTNALLAILEDMKEDFKKMGINEEQAKKLLKGVREKVYGKENLSS, from the coding sequence TTGAAGATTCTTTCGCTAAGAGAATTCAGAAATAACATTTCAAAACATCTTGACGAAGAAGCCATAATTTTAAAGCGAGGTATCCCTGCTGGAATATACAAACCGATTGAAGATCCAACCAACGCGCTCCTTGCGATCCTTGAAGACATGAAAGAAGATTTTAAGAAAATGGGAATAAACGAAGAGCAAGCCAAGAAACTGCTGAAAGGCGTTAGAGAAAAGGTATATGGAAAAGAAAATCTTAGTTCTTGA
- a CDS encoding NTP transferase domain-containing protein: MKKIKHVIVQAGGKGTRMGFLTQNKPKCLISINGKPLLYHLSKAFPEAHFYIVTDYKKDVLYRYLKINPPEFPYVLVETNGRGTCAGLEKARMKIPIHEPFAIVWSDLLFTSEIMLPDIEQNYVGLTNEFKCRWSFRDESLIESPSDKAGVMGLFFIGKPDILPRIPENGEFVRFLSENSALVELVPQWIEGVKEIGTLEAFEKLKSVEVNNRFFNSVSFEKNRVIKMSRNHEFKKLIEDEINWYKFVSKHNYKYIPKIFEIGNNRIEMEKIDGLHPYDVDKNTEKDKILEKIFASLDELHSIEKYKYDREIVKDVYVKKTYRRLSKISLLIPNKENEFYVVNGKKVRNLLNERYFDDISKAFKEIKCSEVFTVIHGDPTFSNMKINENGDAIFFDPRGYFGSLKIFGDPMYDFAKLYYSVIGNYDQFNKKNFRISVRGNEVDVKINSNGWEELEYLFKEKFGDRMKDLKILHALIWLSLTGYVLDDVDSILGSYFHGLELFEESIK; encoded by the coding sequence GTGAAGAAGATTAAACATGTAATTGTTCAAGCAGGTGGAAAAGGTACACGTATGGGCTTTCTTACTCAAAATAAACCAAAGTGTTTAATATCTATTAACGGCAAGCCACTTTTATACCACCTTTCGAAAGCATTTCCAGAAGCACATTTTTATATAGTTACAGATTATAAAAAGGATGTTTTATATAGATATCTAAAGATCAATCCTCCAGAATTTCCATATGTTCTCGTAGAGACAAATGGTAGAGGTACTTGTGCAGGCCTTGAAAAAGCGCGAATGAAAATTCCTATTCACGAGCCATTTGCCATTGTTTGGTCTGATTTACTTTTTACCTCAGAAATAATGCTCCCAGATATAGAACAAAACTACGTAGGCTTGACAAACGAATTTAAATGCAGATGGAGTTTTCGTGATGAGTCTTTAATTGAATCTCCAAGTGATAAAGCTGGTGTTATGGGACTTTTCTTTATTGGAAAACCAGATATTCTTCCTCGAATACCAGAAAATGGTGAATTCGTTCGTTTTTTAAGTGAAAATAGTGCATTAGTGGAATTGGTTCCCCAATGGATAGAGGGAGTAAAGGAAATTGGAACATTAGAAGCTTTCGAAAAATTAAAATCTGTGGAAGTAAATAATCGATTTTTCAATTCAGTGTCCTTTGAAAAAAACAGAGTCATTAAAATGTCAAGAAATCATGAGTTTAAAAAGTTAATAGAAGATGAAATCAATTGGTACAAATTTGTTTCAAAACATAATTACAAGTATATACCGAAAATTTTTGAAATTGGTAATAATCGAATAGAGATGGAAAAAATTGACGGCTTACATCCATATGATGTGGATAAAAACACTGAGAAGGATAAAATTTTAGAAAAAATATTTGCTTCCTTAGATGAGCTTCATTCTATTGAAAAATATAAGTATGATAGAGAAATTGTGAAAGATGTCTATGTAAAAAAAACTTATCGTCGTTTATCAAAAATTTCTCTTCTCATTCCAAACAAAGAAAATGAATTCTATGTAGTCAATGGGAAAAAAGTGAGAAATCTCCTGAATGAAAGATATTTTGATGATATATCTAAGGCTTTTAAAGAGATAAAATGTTCGGAAGTGTTTACCGTTATCCATGGAGATCCAACTTTTTCTAACATGAAGATAAATGAAAATGGTGACGCTATTTTTTTTGATCCAAGAGGATATTTTGGTTCTCTGAAAATTTTTGGTGATCCTATGTATGATTTTGCAAAACTATATTATTCTGTGATTGGTAATTATGATCAGTTTAATAAAAAAAATTTCAGAATTAGTGTAAGAGGAAATGAAGTAGATGTTAAAATTAACTCTAATGGTTGGGAAGAACTTGAATACTTGTTCAAAGAAAAATTTGGAGACAGGATGAAAGATTTAAAGATATTACATGCGCTCATCTGGTTATCTTTAACTGGATATGTACTAGATGATGTGGATTCAATACTAGGCTCTTATTTCCATGGGCTAGAACTTTTTGAGGAGAGCATAAAATGA
- a CDS encoding transposase family protein — PKKKPRGKKLTSEDKRKNKLISSIRVRIEHAIGGAKVFHIVRDVYRNHKKGFEDMVMEIACGLHNLRLDYSFSS; from the coding sequence ACCGAAGAAAAAGCCTAGAGGTAAAAAACTGACATCAGAAGATAAAAGAAAAAACAAACTCATTTCAAGCATTCGTGTGAGAATAGAACACGCCATAGGAGGGGCAAAGGTATTCCACATAGTCAGGGATGTATACCGAAATCACAAGAAGGGATTCGAAGATATGGTCATGGAAATTGCGTGCGGATTACATAATCTCAGATTAGACTATTCTTTCTCTTCTTGA